The following are from one region of the Paenibacillus sp. JZ16 genome:
- a CDS encoding helix-turn-helix domain-containing protein, which produces METTATIRGEIVRYLQNHHMTINQFARISGINSGTLSNILNGNRPMSMHQLDRITEGMGLEEGHFYELYITESIFHTTPDWRRLGPFLERCAELDKLDCLHRAARMTMENINYAPMLFDMAETLFNEEKREAAALLYECVAECEKFQYSERLALCQYRLFLIRLGENQEENLQAAVYFEPYIDRLDEIYQLDALVKLINLNISLQRMGKIEALAKRMEHQARIHYQQNRDTFESLEFPKRPLLFYLLYSYLIQAFVYQERGDYDHALHYVSLYDKPDWVINPSQEESLILEQFSEWAEANRYMYGLMSGQPGSLNQYVDYVESRNDEIFLALCNIMVAANRYQLQVDPILERFKEHLHYRSQQNQLGKVSDQVTLNRYTRLLAELGIYYLNAKQYDRGLSYILDSLEYSIRTKSDNGMLRCMGIFEQFRQYASEEIQKRYNEFIRDVQKLSVYAWSPLV; this is translated from the coding sequence TTGGAGACGACAGCCACGATTCGCGGAGAAATAGTTAGATATTTGCAGAATCATCATATGACAATCAACCAATTTGCCAGGATATCAGGTATTAACAGCGGGACACTTAGTAATATCCTGAATGGGAATCGTCCCATGTCCATGCACCAGTTAGACCGGATAACCGAAGGGATGGGTCTGGAAGAGGGGCATTTCTACGAACTTTACATAACGGAAAGCATTTTTCATACGACTCCGGATTGGCGAAGGCTTGGACCTTTTCTTGAGCGATGTGCAGAACTGGATAAATTGGATTGTTTGCATAGAGCTGCACGAATGACGATGGAAAACATTAACTACGCACCGATGCTTTTTGATATGGCGGAGACCTTATTCAACGAGGAGAAGCGTGAAGCCGCAGCTTTGTTATACGAGTGCGTTGCCGAGTGTGAAAAATTTCAGTATTCCGAACGGTTAGCTCTTTGCCAGTATCGACTATTCTTAATCAGGTTAGGTGAGAACCAAGAGGAAAATTTACAAGCAGCTGTATACTTTGAGCCTTATATTGATAGGTTAGATGAAATCTATCAATTGGATGCGTTAGTTAAGCTTATTAATTTAAATATATCTTTGCAGCGAATGGGTAAAATCGAAGCTCTAGCCAAAAGAATGGAACATCAAGCCAGAATTCATTATCAGCAAAATAGAGATACGTTTGAATCGCTTGAATTTCCAAAGAGACCTCTTCTTTTTTATTTACTATATTCGTACCTAATTCAGGCATTTGTGTATCAAGAACGAGGTGATTACGATCATGCTCTCCACTATGTATCATTGTATGATAAACCAGATTGGGTAATAAATCCGAGCCAAGAGGAATCTCTGATTTTGGAGCAGTTCAGCGAATGGGCTGAGGCTAATCGATATATGTATGGTTTAATGAGTGGGCAGCCAGGTTCTCTGAATCAGTATGTAGATTATGTTGAATCAAGAAATGATGAGATTTTTCTAGCTCTATGCAATATCATGGTCGCAGCTAATCGTTATCAACTTCAGGTTGATCCAATTTTGGAACGCTTTAAAGAGCATCTGCATTATAGATCGCAGCAAAATCAACTTGGAAAGGTTAGCGATCAGGTCACATTAAACCGGTACACCCGCCTCCTCGCCGAGTTAGGGATATACTATTTAAATGCTAAACAGTATGATCGGGGGTTATCCTATATCCTGGACAGCCTCGAGTATTCGATAAGAACCAAAAGTGATAACGGGATGCTGCGGTGCATGGGGATCTTCGAGCAGTTCCGTCAGTACGCATCCGAGGAAATACAGAAACGGTATAATGAATTCATTCGTGATGTCCAAAAGTTATCCGTGTATGCTTGGAGCCCACTTGTGTAG
- a CDS encoding ABC transporter permease: MNIVNKLTVRHLRQNKRRTLVTILGVMLSVAMVTAVATLGFSYLDLMKRQTIADEGEWHVLYQDVNKEQLAAIKNDDATKTLAITKDIGYAPLEGGQNTNKPYLFIKAYDAQGLAQFPIELSKGRLPQTDKEVVISEAVATNAKVKYEIGDRLTLRIGKRFEVGNDQPLDQTESLRFVDNEKNETLQNITTRDYTVVGFIKHPVWEPAWAPGYTTISYVDENLMGANDRVHAAVVLKKVNQSLFAHAANLAKDNHIETVQYHHDLLHYYGVSKSEASYSTMFSLSVILIAVIMIGSVSLIYNAFAISVSERSRHLGMLASVGATKRQKRNSVFFEGVIIGLISIPVGILCGLAGIGITFQFINATIQGALGITEKLTVIVTPLSLLITFAVSMLTIFISTYYPAVKASRISAMDAIRQTTDVKLTGKTVKTSKWIRKLFGIEAEIGLKNLKRNKRRYHATVFSLVISIVLFLTVSFFTSNLKQSLAMSQEGVNYDIELSYGNEKRIDDRLVQSIASLSDVSEYSVIHELYRNAWIEEASIADELQEAVKKDKSMLKDGKYPYDIKIAALNDSNLRAYAKAVGADYESLTDPDHPAAIVIDTIDNKDMDTGKYVRKKAIHANVGQSLDLTTIYEETEQETDVSKVYIAALTDRSPMGMSLVGTGGLNIVVSEQVLNQLADDKSGEFVQTFLYLKSADPLKTQQEIEDMKEPNLYAYNLYQSRKQEEQMILLMSVFSYGFIVLISVISIANIFNTISTSISLRKREFAMLKSVGMTPKGFAKMMNYESVVYGAKSLLFGLPISFIVMYVIYKAFVNKFSYGFVLPWMSILSVIAAVFVIVGSAMLYSSAKVKKENIIDALKQESI; encoded by the coding sequence TTGAATATTGTCAATAAACTCACCGTCAGACATTTGAGGCAAAACAAGAGACGAACGCTTGTAACCATTCTGGGTGTCATGTTGTCAGTTGCCATGGTGACGGCTGTTGCAACGCTTGGTTTTTCTTACTTGGATTTAATGAAAAGGCAAACCATCGCGGATGAAGGGGAATGGCATGTCCTATACCAAGATGTCAACAAGGAACAGCTTGCAGCGATAAAAAACGATGATGCAACCAAGACCCTTGCAATCACCAAGGATATTGGCTATGCCCCATTAGAAGGGGGACAAAATACAAATAAGCCGTATTTGTTCATCAAGGCGTACGATGCACAGGGTTTAGCGCAATTTCCAATTGAATTGAGCAAGGGGCGTCTGCCGCAAACGGACAAGGAAGTTGTGATTTCTGAAGCCGTTGCGACAAACGCCAAGGTGAAATATGAAATTGGGGATCGTCTTACCCTTCGCATCGGCAAACGATTCGAAGTAGGGAACGATCAACCGCTGGATCAAACCGAATCGCTGCGTTTCGTAGATAACGAAAAGAACGAAACGCTGCAAAATATAACGACAAGGGATTACACGGTGGTAGGCTTCATCAAGCATCCCGTATGGGAACCGGCGTGGGCCCCGGGGTATACGACCATTAGCTATGTCGATGAAAACCTCATGGGGGCAAACGATCGAGTCCATGCGGCGGTGGTCTTGAAAAAAGTCAATCAGTCCTTATTCGCTCATGCGGCAAATTTGGCAAAGGACAACCATATCGAAACGGTCCAATATCATCACGATTTGCTTCATTATTATGGCGTCTCCAAAAGCGAAGCTTCGTACAGCACGATGTTCTCATTATCGGTGATCCTGATCGCGGTTATTATGATCGGCTCGGTTTCGCTCATTTATAATGCTTTTGCGATTTCCGTCTCGGAACGTTCCCGCCATTTAGGGATGCTGGCAAGCGTGGGGGCTACAAAAAGGCAGAAGAGAAATTCGGTGTTTTTTGAAGGTGTCATTATTGGCTTGATCAGCATTCCTGTTGGAATCCTATGCGGTCTTGCCGGGATCGGCATTACTTTTCAGTTTATTAACGCTACAATACAAGGAGCTTTAGGAATTACTGAAAAGCTAACGGTAATCGTCACGCCGTTATCGCTTTTGATTACCTTCGCTGTTTCGATGTTGACGATTTTCATTTCGACGTATTACCCGGCCGTCAAAGCATCCCGGATTTCCGCCATGGATGCGATACGCCAAACAACCGATGTGAAGCTTACGGGCAAAACCGTGAAAACATCGAAATGGATTCGAAAGCTCTTCGGAATCGAAGCGGAGATCGGATTGAAAAACTTAAAAAGGAACAAGCGGAGGTACCATGCCACCGTATTCTCGCTCGTGATCAGCATCGTTCTGTTTTTAACGGTATCATTTTTTACCAGCAATCTGAAACAATCCTTGGCCATGTCGCAGGAAGGCGTCAATTATGATATTGAGCTATCCTACGGCAATGAAAAAAGAATAGACGATCGGTTGGTTCAATCCATTGCATCCCTTTCGGATGTGTCGGAATACAGCGTGATTCATGAGTTGTACAGGAACGCTTGGATCGAAGAAGCGTCCATCGCCGATGAATTGCAGGAGGCGGTCAAGAAGGATAAGAGCATGCTGAAGGACGGAAAATATCCTTATGATATTAAAATCGCTGCACTAAATGATTCGAACCTGCGGGCTTATGCCAAAGCAGTCGGCGCAGATTACGAGTCACTGACGGATCCGGATCATCCCGCCGCCATCGTGATCGATACGATCGATAATAAAGATATGGATACGGGAAAATATGTCCGAAAGAAGGCTATTCATGCAAATGTTGGACAAAGTCTCGATTTGACAACGATCTATGAGGAAACGGAGCAAGAGACGGATGTAAGTAAAGTGTACATTGCGGCGTTGACGGATCGATCTCCGATGGGGATGAGCTTAGTCGGAACAGGCGGGCTAAATATAGTCGTTTCGGAACAGGTCCTGAATCAACTGGCAGACGATAAGAGCGGGGAGTTCGTTCAAACCTTTCTCTATCTGAAAAGTGCGGACCCGCTGAAAACGCAGCAGGAGATCGAAGATATGAAAGAGCCTAATCTGTATGCGTACAATTTGTACCAATCCAGAAAACAGGAAGAACAGATGATACTATTGATGTCCGTCTTTTCTTATGGCTTTATCGTATTAATTTCCGTGATTTCGATTGCGAATATTTTTAATACGATCTCAACGAGCATCTCCCTTCGAAAGCGGGAATTTGCGATGCTGAAATCCGTTGGAATGACGCCAAAAGGCTTTGCGAAAATGATGAACTACGAAAGTGTTGTTTATGGGGCCAAATCACTGCTGTTCGGGCTTCCTATCAGCTTCATCGTGATGTATGTGATCTATAAGGCATTTGTGAACAAATTTAGCTACGGATTCGTCCTTCCCTGGATGAGTATTCTGTCTGTCATTGCCGCTGTATTTGTCATTGTCGGTTCTGCCATGCTATATTCCAGCGCGAAAGTAAAAAAGGAAAACATTATCGACGCGTTAAAGCAGGAGAGTATATAA
- a CDS encoding helix-turn-helix domain-containing protein has translation MERTATIREQMEEFLHKHEMTINRFAEISGVNSGTLSNILNGNRPISMQQLDRITLGMGLEEGYFYELYIDECIFHATPDWRRLGPFLHRCAELGKLNCLDKAVRMTMDNISYSPLLFETAELFFKEGKHEAAVLLYKSVAESERFQHSERLALCQYRLFVLELTDDQDANLQAAVYFEPFVDRLDEMYQLDALRQLININVSLNRWDKVEELAKKMGSKAKIQYQNDVKMYDLEAGEVKPLIFYILYAQLIQANVCRERGNYEQGLYYVSLYMNPDWVTEPSIDELRVINQFKDWGEANKYLYQLMVGQVEVLTDYVEYISTRENEIFTALCNIMIAANRFDLNVEQILERFEVYLILKDQSSNIGTINRQVNTERYTRLLSELGIYYLNSKNYDKGLQFILESLDRSITINSNRGMLRCMGLFEQFRDFSSYECQKRYKTLVSEVQDLNEKKIGLSTSYI, from the coding sequence TTGGAAAGGACAGCCACGATTCGCGAACAAATGGAAGAGTTTCTACATAAGCACGAAATGACGATTAATCGATTTGCTGAGATATCGGGGGTCAATAGCGGCACACTCAGCAACATTCTGAATGGGAACCGTCCGATTTCCATGCAGCAGTTGGACCGGATTACGTTAGGTATGGGTCTGGAAGAGGGGTATTTTTACGAGTTGTATATAGATGAATGCATCTTTCATGCTACGCCGGATTGGCGTCGGCTGGGTCCGTTTCTTCACCGATGCGCGGAGCTGGGGAAGCTGAATTGTTTGGACAAGGCTGTCCGGATGACGATGGATAATATCTCTTATTCCCCCTTACTCTTTGAAACGGCAGAGCTTTTTTTCAAAGAGGGAAAACATGAGGCGGCTGTACTGCTGTATAAAAGTGTGGCGGAGAGTGAACGATTTCAGCATTCGGAGCGGTTGGCCCTTTGTCAGTATCGGTTGTTTGTATTAGAACTCACAGATGATCAGGATGCAAACTTGCAGGCTGCCGTTTATTTTGAGCCGTTTGTGGATCGTTTAGATGAAATGTATCAGTTGGATGCATTAAGACAATTGATCAATATAAATGTATCGCTAAATCGATGGGATAAAGTTGAAGAATTAGCTAAAAAAATGGGTAGTAAAGCAAAGATTCAGTATCAGAATGATGTGAAAATGTATGATCTAGAGGCAGGAGAGGTGAAACCTTTAATATTCTATATTTTGTACGCTCAATTAATTCAAGCAAATGTTTGTCGAGAAAGAGGAAATTATGAGCAAGGATTATACTATGTATCATTATATATGAATCCTGACTGGGTTACTGAGCCTTCTATAGATGAACTTCGGGTTATCAATCAGTTTAAGGACTGGGGAGAGGCTAATAAATATCTCTACCAGCTTATGGTTGGACAAGTTGAGGTTTTAACTGATTACGTAGAATACATTTCGACCAGAGAGAATGAAATTTTCACTGCACTGTGTAATATTATGATCGCTGCCAATCGTTTTGACTTGAACGTAGAACAAATATTGGAACGTTTTGAGGTGTATTTAATACTTAAAGATCAATCAAGTAATATAGGCACCATTAATCGACAAGTTAATACTGAAAGATATACCCGACTTTTGTCTGAATTAGGAATATATTATTTGAATTCAAAAAATTACGACAAAGGTTTACAATTTATATTGGAAAGTTTAGACAGATCTATTACAATAAATAGTAACAGGGGTATGCTAAGATGTATGGGATTATTTGAACAGTTTCGCGATTTTTCTTCGTATGAATGTCAGAAACGCTATAAAACTTTAGTAAGTGAGGTGCAGGATTTAAATGAAAAGAAAATTGGCTTGTCTACTAGCTACATTTAG
- a CDS encoding VanZ family protein, with product MHLKQQRQIIFAITIFYTLFILYFLFFAFGRVGKVDQISEYTFIFLPDSFFRLPRLDPLHPTLMDLVGFGNIAAFIPFGILIPLLYRTSFVRFMTLFILSILVLETIQALTFLGSFDMNDVIQNSFGAAIGFGAYKLGFRTNSNWKNIVYAGFSGLILMLGVWGVFGIVDQVLTKEMSPFVAINDLRDSTGNLSTGTKLNTLKISGQDVEPQYNVYSIEGKSKETYTYTFGNKKEVYLFLNYGIPDQEDSRGSIRVTADGHEFLTVSVEAGRHEPDMSSIYLPQANELTITIEGNVTLWDVGYKEMVYSWN from the coding sequence ATGCATTTGAAGCAACAACGCCAGATTATTTTTGCTATCACGATTTTCTACACCCTGTTTATTCTTTATTTTTTGTTTTTCGCTTTCGGCAGAGTAGGTAAGGTAGATCAAATCTCCGAGTACACCTTTATATTTTTGCCTGACAGTTTTTTCAGGTTGCCAAGATTAGATCCTCTACATCCTACGCTGATGGATCTTGTGGGTTTCGGGAACATCGCCGCGTTCATTCCTTTTGGCATATTGATTCCGTTGTTATATCGGACTAGCTTTGTTCGCTTTATGACCTTGTTCATCCTATCCATTCTCGTGCTGGAGACGATTCAGGCGCTAACATTCCTCGGCAGCTTCGACATGAACGATGTCATACAGAACTCATTTGGGGCAGCCATAGGCTTCGGGGCGTACAAACTTGGCTTTCGCACGAACAGTAACTGGAAAAATATTGTTTATGCCGGTTTTTCTGGTTTAATCCTTATGCTCGGGGTGTGGGGTGTCTTTGGGATCGTTGACCAAGTGTTGACCAAAGAGATGAGCCCCTTTGTAGCGATAAACGATTTAAGGGATAGTACGGGGAATCTTTCAACGGGAACCAAACTGAACACTCTTAAGATAAGCGGTCAAGACGTGGAACCCCAATATAATGTGTACAGCATCGAAGGCAAAAGCAAGGAAACGTACACGTATACGTTTGGCAATAAGAAGGAGGTGTACCTCTTTTTGAATTATGGGATTCCCGATCAGGAGGATTCCCGAGGCAGCATTAGGGTTACCGCCGATGGACATGAGTTCCTGACTGTATCTGTAGAAGCCGGACGCCATGAGCCGGATATGAGCTCCATTTATCTCCCTCAGGCCAATGAGCTTACGATAACCATTGAGGGAAATGTAACCCTGTGGGATGTTGGATATAAAGAGATGGTTTATAGCTGGAATTGA
- a CDS encoding VanZ family protein, producing the protein MKKLFLGALFIGYVVFVLELTMLGRGNSHFLQMNLHPFSDYVEAWNKYSLRDLQNGIFNIIMFIPMGILLPFISRKCKAFKWLLLVVVGSTLFIETYQTLSGAGLFELADIMNNTLGGIFGYQLYRLAASIFHNKKVRMKSLLGNLAIPLIMGLFFVGMHIVYSQQEFGNLAINTYTQWNMTDVEVTTSLQLSSVPAVAPVYKKITQRDSVEALLQQKLGLSVLKVKERGGDREVLMEDKSGTSYTFYQSQEGNWSLTENNYVPDRASFADQEPLLSKAKIMMADLGILPQEADVTALEDGEFQWTLPDKAGLTESYWTGELLLGLKQDGSIYSINNGIQENQFIKEVDILSPAEVYERIKDGEFPQIKRNAILKPDQLVIKKGDQLDITGIELTFIYDTKGFYQPVYRVHGVFNGDSDWFTLIQARRS; encoded by the coding sequence ATGAAAAAGCTTTTTCTTGGCGCACTGTTTATCGGATATGTTGTATTTGTACTCGAGCTAACTATGTTGGGCCGCGGCAATTCTCATTTCTTGCAGATGAATCTCCATCCATTCAGCGATTATGTTGAAGCATGGAACAAGTATTCCTTACGTGATCTTCAGAACGGTATATTTAATATCATCATGTTTATCCCGATGGGAATATTGCTGCCTTTTATCAGTCGAAAATGTAAAGCATTTAAGTGGCTGCTTCTAGTCGTTGTAGGTTCTACGCTCTTTATTGAAACTTACCAGACGCTGTCAGGGGCAGGGCTGTTTGAGCTTGCTGATATCATGAACAACACGCTTGGTGGTATTTTTGGATATCAGTTATACAGACTTGCTGCTTCCATTTTTCATAACAAAAAAGTCAGAATGAAAAGTCTGCTGGGAAACCTGGCGATACCTCTGATCATGGGTTTGTTTTTTGTCGGTATGCATATTGTGTATTCCCAACAGGAGTTCGGCAATCTGGCCATAAACACATATACCCAATGGAATATGACAGATGTTGAAGTGACAACATCCCTTCAGCTAAGCTCGGTACCTGCGGTCGCCCCCGTATACAAGAAAATCACTCAGCGGGATAGTGTAGAAGCCCTGCTGCAGCAAAAGTTAGGATTATCTGTGTTGAAGGTTAAGGAGCGAGGCGGCGATCGTGAGGTTCTAATGGAAGACAAATCAGGAACATCATATACATTCTATCAATCCCAAGAGGGGAACTGGTCGTTAACCGAGAACAATTATGTACCAGATCGGGCTTCATTCGCTGACCAAGAACCGCTGCTCTCAAAAGCCAAAATCATGATGGCCGATCTTGGCATACTCCCCCAAGAGGCTGATGTTACAGCGTTGGAGGACGGAGAATTTCAATGGACCCTCCCGGATAAAGCGGGGTTAACCGAAAGTTACTGGACTGGCGAATTGTTACTCGGTCTTAAACAAGATGGCAGTATCTACTCGATAAATAACGGGATCCAAGAGAATCAATTCATTAAGGAAGTAGATATCCTGTCTCCTGCAGAGGTATATGAGCGTATCAAGGATGGAGAATTTCCTCAAATCAAAAGAAATGCAATATTAAAGCCTGATCAACTCGTCATTAAAAAAGGTGACCAACTAGATATAACAGGAATTGAGCTTACGTTTATATATGACACGAAGGGCTTCTATCAGCCTGTATACAGAGTACACGGTGTATTTAATGGGGATTCGGATTGGTTCACCTTAATTCAGGCAAGAAGGAGCTAG
- a CDS encoding ABC transporter ATP-binding protein, producing MEILKIEHLSKIYGTGESAVKALDDISFSVQKGEFVAIIGPSGSGKSTLLHMLGGVDRPTSGKVLVEGTDMYNLDETQLAIFRRRQIGLIYQFFNLIPVLTVEENITLPLLLDNQKVDQKQLDGLVKTLNLQHRLNHLPNQLSGGQQQRVSIGRAVISNPAIMLADEPTGNLDSKNSSEIIDLLQMLNKTYRQTLIVITHDERIALQADRVISIEDGRMAKDEVIRP from the coding sequence ATGGAAATTTTAAAAATCGAGCATTTGTCTAAAATATACGGCACAGGCGAATCGGCGGTAAAGGCGCTTGACGATATTTCATTTTCGGTTCAAAAAGGCGAATTCGTCGCGATTATCGGCCCGTCCGGATCGGGGAAATCCACGCTGCTGCATATGCTGGGCGGTGTGGATCGGCCGACTAGCGGCAAAGTCCTCGTAGAGGGTACGGACATGTATAACTTGGACGAAACGCAGCTGGCCATCTTCAGGCGGAGACAAATCGGACTGATCTACCAGTTTTTTAATCTGATTCCCGTCCTGACGGTGGAAGAGAATATTACGCTCCCGCTCTTGCTTGATAACCAAAAGGTAGATCAGAAGCAGTTGGATGGTCTGGTGAAGACTCTGAATCTGCAACATCGTTTAAACCATCTGCCCAATCAATTATCAGGCGGACAACAGCAAAGGGTGTCGATCGGAAGAGCGGTCATTAGTAATCCTGCCATTATGCTGGCGGACGAACCCACCGGGAATTTGGACAGCAAGAATAGCAGCGAGATCATCGACTTATTACAAATGTTGAATAAAACCTATCGCCAGACATTGATCGTGATCACGCATGACGAACGAATCGCTTTGCAAGCGGACAGGGTCATTTCGATTGAGGACGGAAGAATGGCCAAAGACGAGGTGATTCGCCCTTGA
- a CDS encoding CynX/NimT family MFS transporter, giving the protein MTSRTSIDQNTTSAGRTWMMFAGIILIAINLRAAITSVGPLIGIIRDDTGISNTLAGMLTTLPLLAFALLSPMAPAMAKKWGLETTLLLSMVVLTFGIGIRSISSPYTLLIGTAFLGMAIAVGNVLLPSLVKRDFPRHIGLMTGTYSASMNLLAAIASGISVPLATQAGLGWQGSLLIWGSLSVLALIVWIIQRRSSGRTAEVSSAATKHQSVLRSPLAWYITLFMGLQSFTFYVNISWLPEILRSQGMDYSAAGWMLSILQFVSLPFSFIIPVLAGRNPNQRMLVTISALSMLTGYAGLFSGLTSLNLLWVMLVGISGGANFSLSLMFFTLRTKSAQEAAALSGMAQSLGYLLAAVGPLLIGFLHDATGGWKVPLAVLSAIVVVLFIFGFGAAKPGYLSVPNETKPEA; this is encoded by the coding sequence ATGACATCAAGAACATCAATAGATCAAAACACAACTTCCGCCGGGCGCACATGGATGATGTTTGCAGGTATTATCCTGATTGCCATTAACCTGAGAGCGGCGATTACATCGGTTGGCCCGCTGATCGGGATCATCCGCGACGATACGGGAATCTCGAACACGTTGGCGGGTATGCTCACTACACTGCCGCTATTAGCCTTTGCTTTATTGTCGCCAATGGCACCGGCCATGGCTAAAAAATGGGGGCTGGAGACTACTCTTTTACTAAGTATGGTGGTGCTGACATTTGGCATCGGCATCCGCTCGATATCATCCCCTTATACGCTGTTAATCGGTACCGCATTTCTCGGAATGGCTATAGCCGTTGGGAACGTGCTGCTTCCAAGTCTGGTCAAGCGGGATTTCCCGCGGCATATCGGATTGATGACGGGGACGTACTCTGCTTCGATGAACCTGCTCGCCGCGATCGCATCCGGGATCAGCGTGCCGCTGGCTACCCAAGCAGGTCTTGGTTGGCAAGGGTCCCTATTAATTTGGGGTTCGTTATCCGTCTTGGCTCTCATCGTATGGATCATCCAGCGCCGGAGCTCCGGAAGAACCGCTGAGGTCAGTTCGGCTGCTACCAAACATCAGAGTGTGCTGAGGTCACCGCTTGCTTGGTACATTACTTTATTCATGGGTCTTCAATCGTTTACGTTCTACGTGAACATCTCATGGCTGCCCGAGATTCTAAGAAGCCAAGGCATGGATTATAGTGCCGCGGGCTGGATGCTCTCGATTCTCCAATTTGTCAGCCTGCCATTCTCCTTTATTATTCCTGTTCTGGCTGGGAGGAATCCCAATCAGCGCATGCTGGTGACGATCTCTGCCTTGTCTATGCTGACCGGATATGCAGGCTTGTTTTCTGGCCTGACTTCATTAAATCTGCTATGGGTGATGCTGGTAGGTATTTCAGGCGGGGCCAATTTCAGTTTATCCCTGATGTTCTTTACCCTTCGTACGAAATCGGCTCAAGAAGCTGCCGCTTTATCCGGTATGGCCCAGTCGCTGGGTTATTTATTGGCTGCTGTAGGTCCGCTGCTCATCGGTTTCCTGCATGATGCGACAGGCGGATGGAAGGTGCCTCTGGCGGTATTATCCGCCATTGTCGTTGTATTGTTCATTTTTGGTTTTGGCGCTGCGAAACCAGGGTATCTGTCCGTGCCGAACGAAACGAAGCCGGAGGCTTAA
- a CDS encoding chromate transporter, which translates to MNPETDKEQVQAQVGNRQPSGRWRALGETWWTALQLGLTSFGGPIAHLGYFHQTYVRRKQWLDEKSYADLVALAQFLPGPASSQVGIGVGMMRAGIWGGIVAWLGFTLPSVLMLMIFAYLMQTFDPGSAGWIQGLKIVAVAIVAQAVLGMAGKLASGPVRAAIALIAMAVVLLWQSPISQVTVIALAGLSGLWLFKRQANEEAAPEIKMPIGRRAGLFCLGLFVVLLVGLPLLKGLTDNGWVAMVDSFYRAGSLVFGGGHVVLPLLENETVLNGWMSKEDFLTGYGATQAVPGPLFTFAAYLGVLIQGIPGGIMATLAIFLPGFLLIVGAMPFWNSIRRNPKLQGLLTGMNAAVVGILLAALYHPIWTSSIHSPLEFVIGAGLFGMLMFWKSPPWLVVIAGALAGQLLL; encoded by the coding sequence TTGAATCCGGAGACAGACAAAGAACAAGTTCAAGCTCAAGTTGGCAATAGGCAGCCCTCTGGCAGGTGGCGTGCCCTCGGCGAAACCTGGTGGACCGCTCTGCAGCTGGGGCTCACATCGTTTGGCGGACCGATCGCACATCTTGGATACTTCCACCAGACTTATGTGCGCCGCAAGCAATGGTTGGACGAAAAAAGCTATGCGGATCTGGTGGCCCTGGCCCAATTTCTTCCCGGACCCGCCAGCAGCCAGGTGGGTATTGGAGTTGGGATGATGCGAGCGGGCATCTGGGGCGGCATCGTCGCCTGGCTTGGCTTCACATTACCGTCCGTACTCATGCTTATGATCTTCGCCTATTTGATGCAAACCTTCGATCCCGGCTCGGCAGGCTGGATTCAAGGGCTGAAAATTGTCGCAGTGGCCATCGTGGCGCAGGCGGTTCTGGGTATGGCAGGAAAGCTGGCCTCAGGCCCTGTAAGGGCGGCTATAGCGTTAATAGCCATGGCAGTCGTTCTGCTGTGGCAGAGTCCCATTTCTCAAGTGACGGTCATCGCTCTTGCCGGCTTATCGGGACTGTGGTTGTTCAAGCGTCAAGCGAACGAAGAAGCAGCACCCGAGATAAAGATGCCGATCGGACGGAGAGCCGGACTCTTTTGCTTGGGCCTGTTTGTTGTGTTATTAGTGGGTCTGCCGCTCCTTAAAGGGTTGACCGATAACGGTTGGGTAGCCATGGTGGACAGCTTCTACCGAGCCGGATCGCTAGTATTCGGCGGAGGGCACGTCGTTCTCCCGCTGCTGGAGAATGAGACGGTGCTGAACGGCTGGATGTCTAAAGAGGATTTCCTGACGGGTTACGGAGCAACACAGGCAGTACCCGGTCCGTTATTTACTTTTGCCGCTTACCTCGGGGTCTTGATTCAGGGGATTCCTGGAGGTATCATGGCTACACTGGCTATCTTTTTGCCTGGATTTCTGCTTATCGTAGGGGCCATGCCTTTCTGGAACAGCATCCGCAGAAACCCTAAGCTGCAAGGCTTGCTGACGGGCATGAATGCGGCAGTGGTCGGGATTCTGCTGGCTGCTCTATACCATCCCATATGGACATCCTCCATCCACAGTCCGCTTGAATTTGTGATCGGCGCGGGGCTGTTCGGGATGCTGATGTTCTGGAAGAGCCCTCCGTGGCTTGTTGTGATTGCCGGTGCATTAGCCGGACAGCTTCTCCTGTAA